GGCCGTATTATAGCATACGGGAAAGAATGAACATATAAAGATTATGGCTATGGGCAGGATTTCATTTATCCCGATCCAAAGCATCAGAAGAGGCAGCCAGCCCAGGGCTGGGATGGGATAGAGAAGGCTGATCAAGGGGCTGAAGGCCTTATCCAGGATATTGCTCCATCCCATCAGGATACCAATGGCCAGCCCGGCCATAGAGCCGGTGCAAAAGCCGATCAGGACCCGGGTCAGGCTGCTGAGAAAATTCGCTGCCAGCACTCTATTTATTGTCAGATGGTAGAATTCCTGAATCACCACGGTAAAAGGGGGAAAGAAAAAATGGCCGGGAATTAAATCCGCCCGGGTAACAATCTCCCATATCGACAAAAATACAATTATCGGTAAAATACCCCATCCAAATTTGAGCCCTTTCATTTAATATAAATATACCTCAAATCCAAAATTTCTTGGGCCTTAAACCATTTTATGTAGCCTAATTTTGCCATGTAATCGATGCTTTTCTGAATCTGTTCCGGATCAATATCGGTGGTACATTCCATTCTGGTAGTCAACGACCTTAGTATAACCTGCGGCGTAATCTCCAGTCCGGCGGCGATTTTTCCTATCTTAAGGGGCAAAACCTTTTCCCCGGCAACCGTTAACGCTCCGGCGGCAATTGTCGCCGCATCTTTGGGATGTTCATGAATATATTGGATTCCTCGCTCTGTTATCTTTACCAGCTTTTTGACTATCTCCGGATGGTCTGTTATAAGATCTTTCTTCACTACCAGGACGCTTCCCTGCATATCAGGCCAGAGATCCTTAGCAGTCAGGAGCACCTTGAACCCCAATTCTTCACCCATCGTAGGAA
The window above is part of the Deltaproteobacteria bacterium genome. Proteins encoded here:
- a CDS encoding ABC transporter permease, which gives rise to MKGLKFGWGILPIIVFLSIWEIVTRADLIPGHFFFPPFTVVIQEFYHLTINRVLAANFLSSLTRVLIGFCTGSMAGLAIGILMGWSNILDKAFSPLISLLYPIPALGWLPLLMLWIGINEILPIAIIFICSFFPVCYNTACGIRNIDKRFIQAARTLGASDSRILVTIVLPLALPTIFTGLRLEAGMAWRVIIAAEMVAIPTGIGALLMKAESLMRIDIIIVCLMVLSLMCFSFERFFTCLEARLTRRWTCHDRH